A stretch of Brassica napus cultivar Da-Ae chromosome C6, Da-Ae, whole genome shotgun sequence DNA encodes these proteins:
- the LOC125588353 gene encoding uncharacterized protein LOC125588353, translating to MERERDADYCLLFVKNLKGAVLECFSRLKRNSIGSFCQLASEFLKQYSMFMDMETSNMDLWSLSQREDEPLREFMNMFKLDALHKATDFIMIEEEMKVLSQKYNPQKTSARRKNPRNDRYVHREGEDLQGKHNYAINSEQGKTSGNTWTRNQFKDNSYCEFHQTKGHSTMNCKVLGARLAAKLLAGEISKVTGIKDLLLDSDLPPKTDKESPENDTRENQSGKKRGRRQDDRGNDNNRRRMSMIIGRSKFYRDSISSIKAY from the exons ATGGAACGCGAACGAGACGCTGACTACTGCCTCCTCTTCGTCAAAAACCTCAAAGGGGCTGTGCTCGAATGTTTTTCTCGTCTGAAACGaaactccatcggaagtttctgtCAGCTCGCCTCGGAGTTTCTCAAACAGTATTCAATGTTCATGGACATGGAAACCTCAAACATGGACCTTTGGAGTCTAtctcaaagagaagacgaaCCACTCCGCGAATTCATGAACATGTTCAAGCTG GACGCCCTTCACAAGGCAACGGATTTCATCATGAttgaagaagagatgaaagtcctctcccagaagtacaacccACAAAAGACGTCCGCGAGAAGGAaaaaccctcgtaacgacaggTATGTCCATCGCGAGGGAGAAGATCTCCAGGGCAAGCATAATTACGCTATCAACTCCGAACAGGGAAAGACTTCCGGAAATACCTGGACTAGGAACCAGTTCAAGGATAATtcctactgcgagttccaccagaccaaaGGTCATTCCACTATGAACTGCAAAGTTCTCGGCGCAAGGCTTGCTGCGAAGCTCCTCGCCGGCGAAATTTCGAAGGTCACGGGCATAAAAGACCTCCTCCTGGATTCTGATCTCCCTCCCAAAACTGATAAAGAGTCCCCCGAAAATGACACCCGCGAAAATCAGTCGGGCAAGAAACGCGGAAGGAGGCAGGATGACCGAGGAAACGACAACAACCGTCGAAGGATGAGCATGATCATCGGGCGATCGAAATTCTATCGCGATTCGATCTCGTCGATCAAAGCTTATTGA